The Mauremys mutica isolate MM-2020 ecotype Southern chromosome 1, ASM2049712v1, whole genome shotgun sequence genome has a segment encoding these proteins:
- the LOC123343726 gene encoding histone H2A type 2-C-like, translating to MPKSKHLDLFGRKVYCMGGLQIRIASQQAILSRYSFNSRNLMFKCKELVPTESRNEFGAIVEEGKIVAQTSLQASLDAADSVYVVVRVGIAISGRGKQGGKARAKAKSRSSRAGLQFPVGRVHRLLRKGNYAERVGAGAPVYMAAVLEYLTAEILELAGNAARDNKKTRIIPRHLQLASRNDEELNKLLGKVTIGQGGVLPNIQAVLLPKKTESHKVKSK from the exons ATGCCTAAGTCCAAGCACCTGGACTTATTTGGGCGCAAAGTGTACTGTATGGGGGGGTTGCAAATCAGGATTGCCAGCCAGCAGGCAATTCTGAGTAGATATAGCTTCAACTCCAGGAATTTGATGTTCAAATGTAAGGAGCTGGTGCCAACTGAGTCCAGGAATGAGTTTGGAGCTATAGTGGAGGAGGGCAAGATagtggcacagacctctttaCAGGCCTCACTGGATGCTGCAGACTCAGTG TACGTTGTCGTTAGAGTAGGAATTGCAATATCAGGCCGGGGAAAGCAGGGAGGTAAAGCGAGGGCTAAGGCGAAGTCTCGCTCCTCGCGGGCTGGGCTGCAGTTCCCGGTGGGTCGAGTGCACCGGCTGCTCCGCAAAGGTAATTACGCTGAGCGGGTTGGGGCTGGAGCTCCGGTCTATATGGCCGCGGTGCTGGAGTATCTGACTGCTGAGATTCTGGAACTGGCTGGTAACGCTGCTCGGGACAACAAGAAAACCAGGATCATTCCCCGTCACCTGCAGCTCGCCAGCCGAAACGACGAGGAGCTCAACAAACTGTTGGGGAAAGTGACGAttggtcaggggggtgtcctgCCCAACATCCAGGCCGTGCTGCTACCCAAGAAAACTGAAAGCCATAAGGTCAAAAGCAAATGA
- the LOC123361705 gene encoding histone H1, protein MSETAPVATPAVSAPGAKTSAKKPKKAAGGSKARKVSGPSVTELITKAVSASKERKGLSLAALKKVLAAGGYDVEKNNSRIKLGLKSLVSKGTLVQTKGTGASGSFKLNKKPGEIKEKAPKKKPAAKPKKPAAKKPASAAKKPKKAAAVKKSPKKAKKPAASAAKKAAKSPKKAKPAKPKKAAKSPAKAKAVKPKAAKPKPTKPKAGKAKKAAPKKK, encoded by the coding sequence ATGTCGGAAACTGCGCCTGTTGCCACCCCCGCTGTGTCCGCTCCTGGGGCAAAAACCTCCGCTAAAAAGCCGAAGAAGGCGGCAGGAGGCTCAAAAGCCCGTAAAGTTTCGGGTCCCAGCGTAACCGAGCTGATCACCAAGGCGGTGTCCGCTTCCAAGGAGCGCAAAGGGCTCTCCTTAGCCGCGCTTAAGAAGGTTCTGGCCGCCGGAGGGTACGATGTGGAGAAGAACAACAGCCGCATCAAGTTAGGACTGAAGAGCTTGGTGAGCAAAGGCACCTTGGTACAGACCAAAGGCACCGGCGCTTCTGGGTCTTTCAAACTCAACAAGAAGCCTGGTGAGATCAAGGAAAAGGCTCCCAAGAAGAAGCCAGCGGCAAAGCCTAAGAAACCAGCTGCCAAGAAACCCGCCAGCGCCGCTAAGAAACCCAAAAAGGCTGCGGCCGTGAAAAAGAGCCCGAAAAAAGCCAAGAAACCAGCGGCTTCCGCGGCAAAGAAAGCGGCCAAGAGCCCGAAAAAGGCCAAACCCGCCAAGCCTAAAAAGGCAGCCAAGAGCCCGGCTAAGGCCAAGGCGGTGAAGCCCAAGGCGGCCAAGCCCAAGCCAACCAAACCCAAAGCAGGAAAGGCTAAGAAGGCAGCGCCCAAGAAGAAGTAA
- the LOC123343853 gene encoding histone H2B 8 — protein sequence MPEPAKSAPAPKKGSKKAVTKTQKKGDKKRRKTRKESYSIYVYKVLKQVHPDTGISSKAMGIMNSFVNDIFERIAGEASRLAHYNKRSTITSREIQTAVRLLLPGELAKHAVSEGTKAVTKYTSSK from the coding sequence ATGCCAGAGCCAGCAAAATCTGCTCCTGCCCCTAAAAAGGGCTCTAAGAAAGCTGTGACCAAGACTCAGAAGAAAGGGGATAAGAAAAGAAGAAAGACTAGGAAGGAGAGTTACTCTATCTACGTGTACAAGGTATTGAAGCAAGTTCATCCTGACACCGGCATCTCCTCTAAGGCCATGGGGATCATGAACTCCTTTGTAAACGACATCTTCGAGCGCATCGCTGGGGAAGCGTCTCGTTTGGCGCATTACAACAAGCGTTCGACCATCACTTCCCGGGAGATCCAGACCGCTGTGCGCCTGCTTCTGCCGGGGGAGTTGGCCAAACACGCTGTGTCTGAGGGCACCAAGGCCGTCACCAAGTACACCAGCTCCAAGTAA
- the LOC123345515 gene encoding histone H4 yields the protein MSGRGKGGKGLGKGGAKRHRKVLRDNIQGITKPAIRRLARRGGVKRISGLIYEETRGVLKVFLENVIRDAVTYTEHAKRKTVTAMDVVYALKRQGRTLYGFGG from the coding sequence ATGTCTGGTCGTGGTAAAGGAGGCAAGGGGCTTGGAAAAGGAGGCGCTAAGCGCCATAGGAAGGTGTTGAGGGATAACATTCAGGGTATTACGAAACCCGCTATTCGCCGTTTGGCTCGTCGTGGGGGAGTGAAGCGTATTTCAGGTCTCATTTACGAGGAGACTCGCGGGGTGCTGAAAGTGTTTCTGGAGAACGTGATCCGAGATGCCGTTACTTACACCGAGCATGCGAAGCGGAAGACTGTGACTGCTATGGACGTTGTTTATGCGTTGAAGCGCCAGGGTCGTACTCTGTACGGATTTGGAGGCTAA
- the LOC123345472 gene encoding histone H3, whose amino-acid sequence MARTKQTARKSTGGKAPRKQLATKAARKSAPATGGVKKPHRYRPGTVALREIRRYQKSTELLIRKLPFQRLVREIAQDFKTDLRFQSSAVMALQEASEAYLVGLFEDTNLCAIHAKRVTIMPKDIQLARRIRGERA is encoded by the coding sequence ATGGCCCGGACCAAGCAGACTGCCCGTAAATCCACTGGTGGCAAAGCTCCTCGCAAACAATTGGCTACTAAAGCTGCCCGGAAGAGCGCGCCTGCCACTGGGGGAGTGAAAAAGCCCCATCGTTATCGCCCCGGCACTGTGGCCCTGCGAGAGATTCGCCGTTACCAGAAATCTACCGAACTACTCATCCGCAAGCTGCCTTTCCAGCGCCTGGTGCGTGAAATCGCCCAGGACTTCAAGACCGATTTGCGCTTCCAGAGCTCGGCAGTTATGGCTCTGCAGGAAGCTAGCGAAGCATATCTAGTTGGCCTCTTCGAGGATACCAACTTGTGTGCTATTCATGCCAAGAGAGTCACTATCATGCCTAAAGATATCCAGTTGGCTCGGCGCATCCGTGGGGAAAGAGCTTAA
- the LOC123345511 gene encoding histone H4 gives MSGRGKGGKGLGKGGAKRHRKVLRDNIQGITKPAIRRLARRGGVKRISGLIYEETRGVLKVFLENVIRDAVTYTEHAKRKTVTAMDVVYALKRQGRTLYGFGG, from the coding sequence ATGTCTGGTCGTGGTAAGGGAGGCAAGGGGCTTGGAAAAGGAGGCGCTAAGCGCCATAGGAAGGTGTTGAGGGATAACATCCAGGGTATTACGAAACCCGCTATTCGCCGTTTGGCTCGTCGTGGGGGAGTGAAGCGTATTTCAGGTCTCATTTACGAGGAGACTCGCGGGGTGCTGAAAGTGTTTCTGGAGAACGTGATCCGAGATGCCGTTACTTACACCGAGCATGCGAAGCGGAAGACTGTGACTGCTATGGACGTTGTTTATGCGTTGAAGCGCCAGGGTCGTACTCTGTACGGATTTGGAGGCTAA
- the LOC123345455 gene encoding histone H1-like has protein sequence MSETAPVVAAAAAPAPVSKAPAKKAKKAAGGSKLRKPSGPSVTELITKAVSASKERKGLSLAALKKALAAGGYDVEKNNSRIKLGLKSLVSKGILVQTKGTGASGSFKLNKKPGEIKEKAPKKKPAAKPKKPAPKKPASAAKKPKKAAAVKKSPKKAKKPAASAAKKAAKSPKKAKPAKPKKAAKSPAKAKAVKPKAARPKLNKPKAGKAKKAAPKKK, from the coding sequence ATGTCTGAAACTGCGCCTGTagttgcagcagcagctgcccctgctccagtcTCCAAGGCTCCAGCTAAAAAGGCAAAGAAGGCGGCCGGGGGTTCGAAACTCCGGAAGCCCTCAGGCCCCAGCGTGACTGAGCTGATTACTAAGGCAGTGTCAGCCTCTAAGGAGCGCAAAGGGCTGTCTTTGGCTGCTCTTAAGAAAGCTTTGGCAGCTGGCGGGTACGATGTAGAAAAGAATAATAGTCGTATTAAGCTGGGGCTGAAGAGTCTGGTGAGCAAAGGCATTTTGGTACAGACCAAAGGTACTGGTGCCTCTGGTTCCTTCAAACTCAACAAGAAGCCGGGTGAGATCAAGGAAAAGGCACCCAAGAAAAAGCCAGCGGCAAAGCCGAAGAAACCAGCTCCCAAGAAACCCGCCAGCGCCGCTAAGAAGCCTAAGAAAGCTGCGGCAGTGAAAAAGAGCCCGAAAAAAGCCAAGAAACCTGCAGCTTCCGCGGCCAAGAAAGCGGCCAAGAGCCCGAAAAAGGCCAAACCTGCAAAGCCCAAGAAGGCAGCTAAGAGCCCGGCTAAGGCCAAGGCGGTGAAGCCCAAGGCTGCCAGgcccaaactaaacaaacccaaagcAGGAAAGGCTAAGAAGGCAGCGCCCAAGAAGAAGTGA
- the LOC123345478 gene encoding histone H2A.J, with product MSGRGKQGGKVRAKAKSRSSRAGLQFPVGRVHRLLRKGNYAERVGAGAPVYMAAVLEYLTAEILELAGNAARDNKKTRIIPRHLQLAIRNDEELNKLLGKVTIAQGGVLPNIQAVLLPKKTESHKAKSK from the coding sequence ATGTCAGGCCGGGGAAAGCAGGGAGGTAAAGTGAGGGCAAAGGCCAAGTCTCGGTCTTCGCGAGCGGGGTTACAGTTCCCTGTAGGTCGTGTGCACCGACTGCTCCGTAAAGGTAATTATGCTGAGAGGGTCGGGGCTGGCGCTCCGGTCTACATGGCCGCGGTGCTGGAGTATCTGACCGCTGAAATACTGGAGTTGGCTGGCAACGCTGCGCGAGACAACAAGAAGACCAGGATCATCCCCCGTCACCTGCAGCTCGCCATCCGTAACGACGAGGAGCTCAACAAACTGTTGGGGAAAGTCACTATTGCTCAGGGTGGTGTCCTGCCCAACATCCAGGCTGTGCTACTGCCTAAAAAAACTGAGAGCCATAAGGCGAAGAGCAAGTAA
- the LOC123345492 gene encoding histone H2B 8 has protein sequence MPEPAKSAPAPKKGSKKAVTKTQKKGDKKRRKTRKESYSIYVYKVLKQVHPDTGISSKAMGIMNSFVNDIFERIAGEASRLAHYNKRSTITSREIQTAVRLLLPGELAKHAVSEGTKAVTKYTSSK, from the coding sequence ATGCCTGAGCCAGCGAAATCTGCTCCAGCGCCTAAGAAAGGGTCTAAGAAAGCTGTGACTAAGACTCAGAAGAAGGGTGATAAGAAGCGTAGAAAGACAAGGAAAGAAAGTTATTCCATCTACGTGTATAAAGTACTGAAGCAAGTCCACCCAGACACTGGTATTTCTTCTAAGGCCATGGGCATCATGAACTCGTTTGTGAACGACATTTTCGAGCGTATCGCAGGGGAGGCGTCTCGTCTGGCGCATTACAACAAGCGCTCGACCATCACTTCCCGAGAGATTCAGACCGCTGTAAGACTGCTGCTGCCGGGCGAGTTAGCCAAACACGCGGTGTCTGAGGGCACCAAGGCTGTTACCAAGTACACCAGCTCTAAGTAG